A genome region from Neptunomonas japonica JAMM 1380 includes the following:
- a CDS encoding CPXCG motif-containing cysteine-rich protein, whose translation MNQLIEQSIGCPYCGETIDVLIDSTDLDQQYIEDCQVCCKPINFLVCESVNGELAVSVYSEDEAF comes from the coding sequence TTGAATCAATTAATAGAACAATCCATAGGGTGCCCATACTGCGGTGAAACGATTGACGTTTTGATTGATTCAACCGATTTGGATCAACAGTATATTGAAGATTGCCAAGTCTGTTGTAAGCCCATTAATTTTTTGGTTTGTGAAAGTGTTAATGGCGAGCTTGCTGTGAGTGTTTACAGTGAAGATGAAGCGTTTTAG
- a CDS encoding shikimate kinase, giving the protein MRKVLVFGNSASGKSTLAIALCEREALAHLDLDTLAWLPTMPPSRKPLMDSQKQISKFIESNHGWVIEGCYSDLLEVAIPESNEIIFMNLPVDTCIANAKNRPWEPHKYVSKHAQDVNLSRLLDWIALYPKRTDTFSMVAHNELYVKYQGKKSMYTSNNRRLTVK; this is encoded by the coding sequence ATGCGTAAAGTGTTGGTATTTGGGAACTCTGCCTCTGGTAAATCGACTCTCGCAATAGCGTTGTGCGAGAGGGAAGCGCTGGCTCATCTGGATTTAGATACCTTGGCATGGCTCCCGACAATGCCGCCTTCAAGAAAACCATTAATGGATTCACAGAAACAGATTTCTAAATTTATCGAGTCAAATCACGGTTGGGTGATTGAAGGCTGTTATTCGGATCTGCTAGAGGTTGCCATACCAGAATCCAATGAAATCATTTTTATGAATCTTCCAGTGGATACGTGTATCGCAAATGCCAAAAATAGACCGTGGGAGCCTCATAAATATGTGAGTAAGCACGCCCAAGATGTTAACTTAAGTAGGCTACTTGATTGGATAGCCTTATATCCTAAAAGAACCGATACTTTTTCTATGGTCGCTCACAATGAGCTTTACGTAAAATATCAGGGTAAAAAGTCTATGTACACTAGCAATAATAGAAGGCTTACGGTTAAGTAA
- a CDS encoding DUF3885 domain-containing protein — MIKDLAKFWEREFDSFPPEAHNLKHEFKDRWVRFYSLPESKRYPENEQEYLEVLRRHNIVLQELVGKNNVLVVLPEYSESKEPAKPEPELTAIFPTTEPWCSLEQHEEDDDYELYWHLHVSEVSFTGCELNSLFRLVANDEAGNIMIINPSKGVVFHPYDGGADIVVASTKERDQLKEKHNEWLSAHPEGF; from the coding sequence ATGATTAAAGATCTAGCCAAATTCTGGGAAAGAGAATTCGATAGCTTTCCTCCTGAAGCACACAACTTGAAGCATGAGTTCAAGGATCGCTGGGTTCGATTTTATTCGTTACCAGAATCGAAAAGGTATCCGGAAAACGAGCAGGAGTATCTTGAGGTCCTTCGTAGGCACAATATCGTGCTTCAAGAGTTGGTCGGTAAAAATAATGTTCTTGTTGTTTTACCTGAGTACTCTGAATCAAAAGAACCCGCGAAGCCTGAGCCTGAACTAACAGCGATATTTCCAACTACAGAACCTTGGTGCTCACTAGAGCAGCATGAAGAAGATGACGACTACGAATTATATTGGCATCTTCATGTATCTGAAGTTAGTTTCACTGGGTGCGAGCTAAATAGTTTATTTCGCCTGGTGGCCAACGATGAAGCTGGCAACATTATGATTATTAATCCCAGCAAAGGCGTGGTATTCCACCCTTATGATGGTGGTGCCGACATTGTGGTGGCATCCACAAAGGAAAGAGACCAACTCAAGGAAAAGCACAATGAATGGCTGTCAGCGCACCCTGAGGGTTTCTAA
- a CDS encoding LysE family translocator — MNIEIFIAFLSTVLVFMITPGPSHLLMLSNSIQNGFKKSLATAIGDLSANFLQMLVASLGLVSLIQNAQEFFILVKWAGVAYLVYVGLKLFFTESPHNVKGSKQQRTSSSLFWQGFITSAVNPKAVIFFAALFPQFINPTEPLLIQFVILSITYLVIDGLFLSFYGKFSEVIAKKFSNSYGKYFNKVCGTFIIGAAIILGLKDIQADTKA; from the coding sequence ATGAATATAGAGATTTTCATTGCATTTCTTAGTACTGTTTTAGTTTTTATGATAACTCCAGGTCCAAGTCATCTTTTGATGCTTTCTAATAGTATTCAAAACGGTTTTAAAAAGTCTCTAGCTACAGCAATCGGTGACTTATCAGCCAACTTTTTACAAATGCTTGTTGCTTCTTTAGGCTTAGTTAGTCTTATACAAAATGCACAAGAATTTTTCATTTTGGTAAAATGGGCTGGTGTTGCTTATCTTGTGTACGTCGGTTTAAAACTATTTTTTACTGAAAGCCCTCATAATGTAAAAGGTTCAAAACAACAACGTACTTCATCATCGTTATTCTGGCAGGGTTTTATTACTTCTGCTGTAAATCCAAAAGCCGTTATTTTCTTTGCAGCACTTTTCCCTCAATTTATTAATCCAACGGAACCGTTACTTATTCAGTTTGTAATTTTGAGCATCACTTATCTTGTAATTGACGGATTGTTTTTATCTTTCTATGGCAAATTCTCTGAGGTTATTGCTAAAAAATTTAGTAATTCATACGGCAAATATTTTAATAAAGTTTGCGGTACGTTTATTATCGGTGCTGCAATCATCCTAGGCTTAAAAGATATACAGGCTGATACAAAAGCCTAA
- a CDS encoding SLATT domain-containing protein: MENVKHDGAINLLDELRTDAKLGKDKHFNASRRKMKLHNWVGIPVIVINVLIGTVIVSLLSDGTADQWIGISSAVLAFMAASLSALQTFFNFHKAAEGHSSVGNRYLKISRNCKKVLRKHQDIPFSPEDLWKQAEAIQSEYLEINTESEAFPTSDGDLNKARSAKEVTPFVLEPEC; this comes from the coding sequence ATGGAAAACGTAAAGCATGACGGAGCAATTAATCTATTAGACGAGCTCCGTACTGATGCAAAGCTAGGAAAGGACAAACATTTCAATGCCAGCCGCAGAAAAATGAAGCTTCACAATTGGGTGGGCATTCCTGTAATCGTCATTAATGTTCTAATTGGTACTGTAATTGTTTCATTACTTTCTGACGGTACAGCAGATCAATGGATTGGAATTAGTTCTGCCGTATTAGCTTTTATGGCCGCGTCACTAAGTGCCCTACAAACGTTTTTCAACTTTCATAAAGCAGCAGAGGGGCATAGCTCTGTAGGTAACAGATATCTGAAAATATCAAGAAACTGCAAAAAAGTACTTCGAAAGCACCAAGATATCCCTTTCTCACCAGAAGACCTATGGAAGCAAGCTGAGGCCATTCAATCAGAGTATCTTGAGATAAATACTGAGTCTGAGGCCTTTCCAACAAGTGATGGTGATCTAAATAAGGCTAGATCTGCTAAAGAAGTAACGCCCTTTGTACTTGAACCAGAATGCTAA
- a CDS encoding site-specific integrase: MSQSPFLIKVRKEIRLRGYSIRTEKTYMYWIKQYIYFHHYKHPEIMGAEEVKSYLSHMAENRSMAINTQKVALNRLVFLYHKIINCTSRRNKTIYFRMAVISGQFKNCLDIMM, from the coding sequence ATGTCTCAAAGTCCGTTTTTAATAAAAGTGAGAAAAGAGATTCGTCTACGGGGCTACAGTATACGAACAGAAAAAACCTATATGTACTGGATCAAGCAATACATATATTTTCATCATTACAAACACCCCGAGATAATGGGTGCGGAAGAAGTCAAAAGCTATCTTTCACATATGGCCGAAAATAGATCTATGGCTATTAACACTCAAAAAGTGGCTTTAAATAGATTAGTTTTTCTTTACCACAAAATAATCAACTGCACGAGCAGGCGAAATAAAACCATTTACTTCAGGATGGCCGTGATATCAGGACAGTTCAAGAACTGCTTGGACATAATGATGTGA
- a CDS encoding BolA family protein: MSIAIVVEEKLRTDISVSELQIVNESHMHSGPAADSHFKLVLVSDDFAGKRLVQRHQMIYKILAQELQTPIHALSMHLYTQEEWSKKNGEVMASPACKGGSKS, from the coding sequence ATGAGTATTGCGATCGTAGTTGAAGAAAAGTTGCGTACAGATATTAGCGTAAGTGAATTACAAATCGTTAATGAAAGCCATATGCATTCGGGGCCGGCTGCAGACAGCCATTTTAAGCTTGTGCTTGTATCGGATGACTTTGCAGGTAAGCGCTTAGTACAGCGCCATCAAATGATCTACAAAATTCTTGCTCAAGAATTACAAACCCCGATCCATGCATTATCAATGCATCTCTATACTCAAGAGGAATGGTCTAAGAAGAACGGTGAAGTCATGGCTTCACCGGCATGTAAAGGTGGTTCTAAAAGCTGA
- a CDS encoding DUF3422 family protein has protein sequence MNDEPKPVVQNEMRFHPLREALYEEMHSRPFQVIPSPARITHLAVFCDEEQSKAQFEHLKILFNKFFVMPPEQDDVCLQYDLGGLRIRREKHLEFTAYTFINFDIPEGSDPFDTTGAAALPAGWLESIPGEVVTAFHLSVEESSEDDEVMIPQVKQYFEGMRLVGSSPQQGDARVWTTLRLHSDGFGRFLIYNKRMSDSQLGRLAQRIIEIETYRLMTLIALPLARECGPHLGSMDRQLANLTQQLADSIEVNEQEVLCRLTDMAAHVEDYRAKTTFRFTATKAYHALVLQRLVELREDEVSGHLTVTEFLTRRLTPAVRTCQAVGERLEDMSKRIDRVSDMMRTRVELSIQAQNQQLLASMDRRSKIQLMMQHTVEGLSVAAISYYAVGLVKILMDAAYDSGLDFNKSMALGIAVPVVIGSVWLATRKIHKHFLALAKEQRDADLADEKVRDKVKK, from the coding sequence ATGAATGATGAGCCTAAACCAGTAGTGCAAAACGAAATGAGGTTTCATCCACTTCGTGAAGCGCTGTATGAAGAGATGCACTCGCGGCCGTTTCAGGTTATTCCTAGCCCTGCACGCATCACGCACTTGGCTGTGTTTTGTGACGAAGAGCAGTCAAAAGCGCAGTTTGAGCATCTTAAAATACTTTTTAACAAATTTTTTGTGATGCCTCCTGAACAGGATGACGTTTGTCTCCAGTATGACCTCGGTGGTTTAAGAATTCGCCGTGAAAAGCATTTGGAGTTTACGGCCTACACCTTTATAAATTTTGATATCCCTGAAGGCTCAGACCCATTTGATACAACAGGGGCTGCGGCTTTACCCGCTGGCTGGCTAGAAAGTATTCCGGGAGAAGTGGTCACTGCATTCCACTTATCGGTTGAAGAGTCATCTGAAGACGATGAAGTCATGATTCCTCAAGTGAAGCAGTACTTTGAAGGGATGCGGCTGGTAGGTAGTAGCCCTCAACAAGGTGATGCCAGAGTCTGGACCACGCTGCGTTTGCATAGCGATGGTTTTGGACGCTTTCTCATTTACAACAAACGCATGAGTGATAGCCAGTTAGGGCGTTTGGCCCAGCGTATTATTGAGATCGAAACCTACCGCTTAATGACATTGATAGCGTTACCGCTAGCGCGAGAGTGCGGCCCCCATTTAGGCTCTATGGATCGTCAACTCGCCAATTTGACCCAACAGCTCGCAGATAGCATTGAAGTAAACGAGCAAGAGGTTTTGTGCAGGCTGACAGATATGGCCGCCCACGTAGAAGATTACCGGGCTAAAACTACTTTTCGCTTTACCGCAACCAAGGCTTATCATGCGCTCGTCTTGCAGCGTTTAGTTGAGCTGCGTGAAGATGAAGTCTCGGGGCATTTAACAGTGACTGAGTTTTTAACACGGCGTTTAACTCCCGCAGTGCGCACCTGCCAAGCAGTGGGGGAGCGCCTCGAAGATATGTCAAAGCGAATTGATAGAGTCTCTGATATGATGCGTACGCGGGTTGAGTTATCTATTCAGGCGCAAAATCAGCAGCTACTAGCGTCGATGGACAGACGCTCAAAAATTCAATTAATGATGCAGCACACCGTTGAGGGTTTATCGGTTGCCGCCATTAGTTATTACGCTGTTGGTCTGGTTAAGATCTTAATGGATGCAGCCTATGATAGTGGCCTAGACTTTAATAAAAGTATGGCCTTAGGTATAGCGGTACCTGTTGTTATCGGTAGCGTATGGTTAGCTACCCGTAAAATCCATAAGCATTTTCTTGCTTTGGCAAAAGAGCAGCGAGATGCAGATCTAGCTGATGAAAAAGTGCGTGATAAGGTGAAGAAATAA
- a CDS encoding SbcC/MukB-like Walker B domain-containing protein has product MKQLNRIVLVNWYVLGAVEVPIKGNVAIVGPNGSGKSALLDAIQTVLMGGHKRHLSFNASAGQKSERSLRTYCLGYLDDGSKKAMAREDSLTYMALSFFDTETAKETCIGIAINASTASPEEEILGRFILPDFSVGLDDFSIVEGDGRLPKPWVQVREQLLKQCPEMVLEKRASKFIREVTTTLSYDAQMPNDDEKFVKNFKNALRFVPIDSPTRFVREFVLDENIVHVGAFRKSLDEYRAMEQKTREVFNRIAELEKVQEQCKGVQRNLKNAAEYEWVVHESRFENADLKKEDAQERLEANQEKEAKVQVELENHVADMSSVMQHLADARAQLNNSNAAHQIKALENSITARLHEEGVVKDKIQNVYSLFRTTVGFSNYEQLLPETFLPLVKRSVDLWRSGEDMMADVWPPEPVEVDNTIDELKKSVDSVRRDIGRKFEESVIRINELRTNIQSQKGAVEQLKQGRAPVRHNTRELMELLAEYGIESTPICELVDINEDKWRIAIESFLGARREALIVDPDHVKEAITLYRRKGRHLKGCRIINTTKSRDWLSRTKPQSLAHFVDTDNEHAKAYMNRALGGVIAVETEAELLRQERALTYDCMLQTEGSTTSINELSPIMGIRRRGDQLASKGKQVDEMLAEFTTLGKRHESLEKLRDSLINLTTSLVGTSETVFDLVQQREQLGTEIEGYRQAITDMRNHDDTGIQQRIADLAEEQKTAEDKNKLLMDKLQRIRTHMIKDSAALEVLDQELTEHSDARNVCEAKTDFDAQSAQEKRDYLDETCGGELERIIFEAAKKAQSELTLHEKKKYSVRDAIANYKAKYHGGGMSHQGLDKIGPDSTHEELEQYVDETVQALTDSELALYTQKAERARLEAETSFRSDFVAHLNDQINNIKDLIRELNNHLKNRPFHKEMYSFEMMPNPELKDILELVEAYTRLDQANVGSLFDLKFDEDKPHQDALSKIHDVLKDEGESSLLQDYRNFYNFELVVKDLNGHRKTTLTQRIKTGSGGEHQVPFYVAMAAAMGAAYRLKEGPDGQAVGGMSLSVFDEAFNKLDSENTITSLGFMTDLGLQTIIAAPDEKYSLLSSCMETIINVCRDGRVVDIDVEFPTQKGKELLNSDNPRKLMEQAALSDDLLETV; this is encoded by the coding sequence ATGAAACAGCTTAATCGCATAGTGTTAGTTAACTGGTATGTGTTGGGTGCTGTTGAAGTACCTATTAAGGGTAATGTTGCTATTGTAGGCCCTAATGGCTCAGGTAAATCGGCTTTGCTGGATGCCATTCAAACCGTATTAATGGGTGGGCATAAACGCCACCTAAGCTTTAACGCCTCCGCAGGTCAAAAAAGTGAGCGCTCTTTACGCACCTACTGCTTGGGTTATCTAGATGATGGCAGTAAAAAAGCGATGGCCAGGGAAGATTCCCTAACCTATATGGCGCTGAGTTTTTTTGACACCGAAACCGCTAAAGAAACCTGTATTGGTATTGCGATAAATGCCTCTACCGCATCCCCTGAAGAAGAGATACTCGGGCGCTTTATCCTGCCTGACTTTTCGGTTGGCTTAGATGATTTCTCTATTGTTGAAGGTGATGGACGCTTGCCTAAACCGTGGGTACAAGTGCGTGAGCAATTGCTCAAGCAGTGCCCGGAGATGGTTTTAGAAAAGCGTGCTAGCAAGTTTATTCGCGAAGTGACAACAACGCTGAGTTATGATGCGCAGATGCCGAATGACGATGAGAAGTTTGTTAAAAACTTTAAAAATGCGCTGCGTTTTGTGCCGATTGATAGCCCAACGCGTTTTGTGCGTGAGTTTGTACTGGATGAAAATATTGTTCACGTCGGTGCGTTTCGTAAATCGCTTGATGAATACCGCGCGATGGAACAAAAAACCCGTGAAGTATTTAATCGAATAGCAGAACTAGAGAAGGTTCAAGAGCAGTGCAAAGGTGTACAGCGTAACCTAAAAAATGCCGCAGAATATGAGTGGGTAGTGCACGAGTCTCGTTTTGAAAATGCGGATCTTAAAAAAGAAGATGCGCAGGAGCGTTTAGAAGCTAACCAAGAAAAAGAAGCCAAAGTACAGGTCGAGCTAGAAAATCATGTAGCAGATATGAGCAGCGTGATGCAGCACTTAGCAGATGCGCGTGCTCAGCTCAACAACTCGAATGCGGCTCATCAAATTAAGGCATTAGAAAACTCTATTACGGCGCGTTTACATGAAGAGGGCGTCGTAAAAGATAAGATTCAAAATGTTTATAGTTTGTTTAGAACCACCGTCGGCTTTTCTAATTATGAGCAGCTGCTGCCAGAGACATTTTTACCGCTGGTAAAACGTTCGGTTGATCTATGGCGATCAGGTGAAGATATGATGGCGGATGTGTGGCCGCCAGAACCTGTTGAAGTCGACAATACTATTGATGAATTAAAGAAGAGTGTTGATTCAGTCAGGCGCGATATAGGTCGCAAATTTGAAGAGTCGGTGATTCGTATTAACGAGTTGCGCACTAATATTCAGAGCCAGAAAGGAGCGGTTGAGCAGCTCAAGCAAGGCCGCGCTCCTGTACGCCATAACACCCGTGAGCTTATGGAATTACTGGCTGAGTATGGCATTGAATCAACGCCTATATGTGAGCTGGTAGATATCAACGAAGATAAGTGGCGCATCGCGATTGAGTCTTTTCTTGGTGCACGCCGTGAAGCCCTGATTGTTGATCCTGACCATGTAAAAGAAGCAATTACCTTATATCGCCGTAAAGGCCGCCATTTAAAAGGCTGCCGTATTATCAATACAACAAAATCGCGCGATTGGCTAAGCCGTACTAAGCCCCAATCGCTGGCACACTTTGTTGATACGGATAATGAACACGCTAAGGCGTACATGAATCGAGCCTTGGGTGGTGTGATAGCGGTTGAAACCGAAGCCGAACTACTGCGCCAAGAACGCGCGTTAACGTACGACTGTATGTTGCAGACAGAAGGTTCAACCACCTCTATTAATGAATTGTCACCTATTATGGGGATTCGCCGCCGTGGTGATCAACTTGCCTCCAAAGGTAAGCAAGTTGATGAAATGCTGGCCGAATTCACTACCTTGGGCAAACGCCATGAATCACTAGAAAAACTACGTGATAGCTTGATTAACCTAACAACAAGCTTGGTGGGTACGAGTGAGACGGTGTTTGATTTAGTACAGCAGCGCGAACAACTGGGCACCGAGATTGAAGGTTATCGCCAAGCGATTACCGATATGCGTAACCATGATGATACGGGTATTCAGCAACGTATTGCCGACTTAGCAGAAGAGCAAAAAACAGCAGAAGACAAAAATAAGCTGCTAATGGATAAGCTACAGCGTATCCGTACACACATGATCAAAGACTCGGCAGCATTAGAGGTACTGGATCAAGAGTTAACCGAGCATTCTGATGCGCGTAATGTTTGTGAAGCAAAAACTGACTTTGATGCCCAGTCGGCTCAAGAAAAGCGTGATTACCTCGACGAAACATGCGGGGGCGAGCTCGAGCGCATTATTTTTGAAGCGGCCAAAAAAGCACAGTCTGAACTGACACTACACGAAAAGAAAAAGTACTCCGTGCGTGATGCTATCGCTAACTACAAAGCGAAGTACCATGGCGGTGGTATGAGCCATCAGGGCTTGGATAAAATTGGCCCTGACTCAACGCATGAAGAGTTAGAGCAATATGTTGATGAAACGGTTCAAGCGCTAACTGATTCTGAGCTGGCCTTGTATACGCAAAAAGCTGAGCGCGCTCGCTTAGAAGCAGAAACATCGTTCAGATCAGACTTTGTGGCACATTTGAATGATCAGATAAACAACATTAAAGATCTTATTCGTGAGCTGAATAACCATCTTAAAAACCGTCCTTTTCACAAGGAAATGTATAGTTTTGAGATGATGCCTAATCCAGAGCTTAAAGATATTCTGGAGCTAGTAGAGGCCTATACGCGCTTAGATCAGGCTAATGTAGGTTCGTTGTTTGACTTGAAGTTTGATGAAGATAAACCGCATCAAGATGCATTGTCTAAGATACACGATGTATTAAAAGATGAAGGTGAAAGCAGTCTTTTACAGGACTACCGTAACTTCTATAACTTTGAGCTGGTGGTTAAGGACCTTAACGGCCACCGTAAAACAACCTTAACTCAGCGTATTAAAACCGGTTCGGGTGGTGAGCACCAAGTACCATTCTATGTGGCGATGGCGGCGGCTATGGGTGCTGCTTATCGCCTTAAAGAGGGCCCTGATGGTCAAGCGGTCGGTGGTATGAGCTTGTCGGTTTTTGATGAAGCTTTTAACAAGCTGGATTCAGAAAACACCATTACGTCTTTAGGCTTTATGACAGACTTGGGGCTACAAACCATTATTGCAGCACCGGATGAAAAGTACTCGTTATTATCGTCTTGCATGGAAACCATTATCAATGTTTGCCGTGATGGCCGCGTTGTTGATATTGATGTGGAGTTTCCAACGCAAAAGGGCAAAGAGCTACTTAACTCAGATAACCCGCGTAAGCTCATGGAGCAAGCCGCTTTATCTGACGACCTATTAGAAACAGTGTGA
- a CDS encoding DUF4194 domain-containing protein — protein sequence MLGDLQKIISRSDQYEAADFSHAANLLLTNQFLHADRSSHRDSYFLISSHIDYFTNLFAAIGWSFIYQPDEAYLGILPQDSERNLKLRLDESLLLLCMRQQYEEKLEKFEVDSGKAYTNINELLSLYENLTGKEIPNETRMKEILSLFARHGVIERGKPNETEPKNVPFSIQPTIRQVVIEDYIGQLEALCDPDTRDALTEAEEASADETA from the coding sequence ATGCTTGGTGATCTACAAAAAATAATCAGCCGAAGCGATCAGTATGAAGCTGCCGATTTTTCGCACGCCGCTAATTTGTTACTGACAAACCAGTTTTTGCATGCTGATCGTTCATCCCACAGGGATAGCTACTTCCTTATCTCTTCACATATCGATTACTTTACTAACTTGTTTGCCGCGATTGGTTGGTCTTTTATCTACCAACCCGATGAAGCTTATTTGGGTATCTTGCCGCAAGACAGTGAGCGTAATTTAAAACTACGTTTAGATGAGTCTCTATTGTTACTGTGTATGCGCCAGCAATATGAAGAAAAGCTAGAGAAGTTTGAAGTAGACAGCGGCAAGGCCTACACCAACATTAATGAATTGTTGTCGTTGTACGAGAACTTAACGGGTAAAGAGATCCCGAACGAAACACGCATGAAAGAGATTCTTTCGTTATTTGCTCGCCACGGTGTTATTGAGCGCGGTAAGCCAAACGAAACTGAGCCTAAGAATGTCCCTTTCAGTATTCAGCCCACTATTCGTCAGGTTGTAATAGAAGATTATATCGGTCAATTAGAAGCATTGTGTGATCCAGATACACGAGACGCTCTGACCGAAGCAGAGGAGGCGAGTGCTGATGAAACAGCTTAA
- a CDS encoding Wadjet anti-phage system protein JetA family protein: protein MLFNKLPDDLFLPLSGKNRHIYQAVLLQLADLFFDEDLIDPFIPKDLVRSTIENAVVRLGVRRWEPEEEDGSESEELPRSTAEYTNRIYRRLVQTGWVEEEQRIYRTFVLMSPSISYLLRSLVSISNLEKRSYGGAVLNVLSSLESAVNDPAGRGITLSEAAQTSADFSAHLTDMMLGLRELKISLSHAQSPQEVVRGFFDRFVERILVSDYKTLKTKNNPFRFRRQILSLLRDLQFDTIKLDALTRHYQEQFESEYDDAEAMVHLHINRIVRIFDSVDKRLDTIDDFRYRLEKRVADTVRYMDKTTPGMASRLSRLIKEAAKDDALPLIDTLEEVSFISPASVRAPFKRRIQAEPRVIRQQIIDPKALELRQLFKEFKERREVRIDRIDAYLDRHLASKETLRADEFEIDSIEDYICFSYIRHLASLGKKAKKTAEQFNIQFNDQYTRVAGMVECRDFVIYRKR, encoded by the coding sequence ATGCTTTTTAACAAGCTCCCTGATGATCTTTTTTTACCTTTGTCGGGTAAAAACCGTCATATCTATCAAGCCGTTTTGCTGCAGTTAGCAGACCTTTTTTTTGATGAAGACTTAATCGACCCATTTATTCCAAAAGACTTGGTGCGCTCCACCATTGAAAACGCGGTAGTTCGCTTGGGTGTACGTCGATGGGAGCCTGAGGAAGAAGATGGTTCTGAATCAGAAGAACTGCCACGTTCTACGGCTGAATATACTAACCGTATTTACAGACGTCTTGTGCAAACCGGTTGGGTTGAAGAAGAGCAACGTATCTACCGTACTTTTGTTTTAATGTCGCCATCTATCAGCTATTTGTTACGCTCATTAGTGTCGATTTCTAATTTAGAAAAGCGCTCATACGGTGGTGCTGTATTGAATGTGCTCAGCTCGTTAGAGTCTGCCGTTAATGACCCCGCAGGGCGAGGTATCACGTTATCAGAAGCTGCACAGACCTCTGCTGACTTTAGCGCCCACCTGACTGATATGATGCTGGGCCTACGAGAACTTAAAATTAGCTTGTCGCATGCGCAGAGCCCACAAGAAGTGGTGCGTGGTTTCTTTGATCGCTTTGTTGAGCGGATACTGGTATCTGACTATAAAACGCTGAAAACTAAAAATAACCCTTTTAGGTTTAGGCGCCAGATCTTATCACTACTGCGTGATTTACAGTTTGATACGATTAAGTTAGATGCTTTGACGCGTCATTACCAAGAACAGTTTGAATCCGAATATGATGATGCAGAGGCGATGGTGCATCTGCATATAAACCGCATTGTTCGTATTTTTGACTCAGTAGATAAGCGTTTAGATACCATTGATGATTTCCGCTATCGCCTAGAAAAACGTGTTGCTGATACTGTCCGCTATATGGATAAAACCACACCGGGTATGGCATCTCGTTTGTCCCGCTTAATAAAAGAAGCGGCCAAAGATGATGCTTTACCACTGATTGATACGCTTGAAGAGGTGAGTTTTATCTCTCCTGCGAGTGTGCGCGCGCCGTTTAAACGCCGTATACAGGCTGAACCACGGGTGATACGCCAGCAAATCATTGACCCTAAAGCGCTTGAATTACGACAGCTATTTAAAGAGTTTAAAGAGCGTCGAGAAGTGAGAATAGATCGTATAGATGCGTATCTGGATCGCCATTTGGCTAGCAAAGAAACGCTACGTGCAGATGAGTTTGAAATTGATAGTATCGAAGATTATATCTGCTTCAGTTATATCCGCCATTTGGCATCACTTGGTAAAAAAGCCAAGAAAACCGCTGAACAGTTCAACATCCAGTTTAATGATCAATACACCCGTGTGGCCGGAATGGTTGAGTGTCGTGATTTTGTTATTTATAGGAAACGCTAA